A stretch of Lachancea thermotolerans CBS 6340 chromosome D complete sequence DNA encodes these proteins:
- the YET3 gene encoding Yet3p (similar to uniprot|Q7LGS8 Saccharomyces cerevisiae YDL072C YET3 Endoplasmic reticulum transmembrane protein homolog of human BAP31 protein): protein MSGSTDVVLLQRQQTWRGVTRLTRPPARESAFCADVYAFCHVQQNTHVTRCRGMTSGRRGRVGEKVEKAREKRAWLNFLSQWSVRPRRAPRGGYSCLSGLCWHRSSPRKLACFRLGGNVHRKSNEENARHACVITNEENVMAYVKVLPGFKFNQSLKTETAISTRTLFPVLRRPFKTSSIPLLTTRKRLNACPVPSRTPMTLYYTFVFGILAFEMVMFLLLAMPVPSKFRKPITMALIKPFRLTQVQVAIKCVLAFILLLFIDTINRVYSINSELSQTPLASGVSDRNEVQSRKFYAQRNMYLTGITLFLTFTVFRTYGLVWELLEMKEKFRAVPNQMNVEDLQKQIEAADKEIASMKERAEGLQADMSGSNN, encoded by the coding sequence ATGAGCGGCTCCACGGATGTTGTGCTTTTACAGCGACAACAAACATGGCGGGGTGTTACCCGGCTGACCCGCCCGCCCGCTCGCGAATCCGCGTTTTGCGCTGATGTTTACGCGTTCTGTCACGTGCAACAGAACACTCACGTGACGCGCTGCCGGGGGATGACGAGCGGACGCCGGGGCCGGGTCGGCGAGAAAGTGGAAAAAGCTCGCGAGAAGCGCGCCTGGCTAAACTTCCTCTCCCAGTGGAGCGTGAGGCCGCGCCGCGCTCCACGCGGCGGCTATAGTTGTCTCTCTGGCCTGTGTTGGCATCGCAGCTCTCCGAGGAAGCTGGCTTGTTTTCGTCTTGGGGGGAATGTACACCGCAAATCTAATGAGGAAAATGCCAGACATGCGTGTGTCATAACGAACGAAGAAAACGTCATGGCATACGTCAAAGTGCTTCCGGGCTTCAAATTCAATCAGTCACTTAAGACGGAGACTGCTATTTCTACACGTACTCTTTTCCCTGTATTGCGGAGGCCCTTCAAGACGAGCTCTATCCCTCTTCTCACCACTCGCAAACGGTTAAACGCCTGCCCTGTACCGTCCCGCACACCAATGACCCTGTATTACACGTTTGTCTTCGGCATCCTGGCCTTCGAGATGGTCAtgtttctgctgctggcaATGCCGGTTCCCTCGAAGTTCCGCAAGCCCATCACGATGGCGCTGATCAAGCCGTTCCGGCTCACGCAGGTGCAGGTCGCAATCAAGTGTGTCCTGGCCTTCATTCTGCTGCTGTTCATCGACACCATCAACCGGGTGTACAGTATCAACAGCGAGCTCTCGCAGACGCCTCTGGCGTCGGGCGTCAGCGACCGCAACGAAGTGCAGAGCCGCAAGTTCTACGCGCAGAGAAACATGTATCTCACCGGGATCACCCTGTTTCTGACCTTCACAGTGTTCCGCACCTACGGGCTTGTCTGGGAACTGCTGGAAATGAAGGAGAAGTTCAGAGCTGTCCCCAACCAGATGAACGTCGAGGACCTGCAGAAGCAGATTGAGGCCGCAGACAAGGAGATCGCATCGATGAAGGAGCGCGCCGAGGGTCTGCAGGCCGACATGTCGGGCAGCAATAACTAA
- the DUS3 gene encoding tRNA dihydrouridine synthase DUS3 (similar to uniprot|Q06053 Saccharomyces cerevisiae YLR401C DUS3 Dihydrouridine synthase member of a widespread family of conserved proteins including Smm1p Dus1p and Dus4p contains a consensus oleate response element (ORE) in its promoter region), whose translation MSEKRSLDTDAPQGSAPSTKKQDSRGIAHIKPEYIVTASVTDTRTSEPQHEEEEPVSDRISTGAAGKKGKQKKRGQNKNRNNIQVKEQHQLCSKLVLGTGNGQECPFGDQCRYVHDIDEYLAHKKPETESAYFSSCPVFETLGRCPMGFKCRFLSSHYDSATKQLQSKPEAETQKLYDANREVNHIAADKKLDLIKRRFPFEKSEHVLEIIDAIQQEYRDGMNEAQQAHASKKAKSDESAAPAGESSEAPVKEGPVAPQVAQRERELEEKRQRQKDLFLQYKDTRFFAQEKKPLDLHNKKIVSPLTTVGNLPYRRLMRKLGADVTYSEMALAVPLIQGTNSEWALPKAHVSETPGFGVQIACSKAWQAAKAAEALAANVQDVSEINLNSGCPIDLLYRQGSGSALLDNPARMFRCLNSMSYVSGDIPVTVKIRTGTKDGHPMAEGLVRRLVSETDVAAITLHGRTRQQRYTRNADWDYISKVASTLREAEHEVEEKDKERREGKLRTQFVGNGDVNNFEDWYKHVEDENIDSVMVARGALVKPWIFEEVEAQQHLDKSSAERLDILKDYAHFAMDHWGTDEYGISQSRRFFCEFMSFFHRYVPMGICERYPVLLNERPPNWKGRDEMETLLGSTDVNDWIKLSELFFGKTDENFVFMPKHKSNSYAN comes from the coding sequence ATGTCTGAGAAACGGTCGCTAGATACCGATGCGCCGCAGGGATCTGCACCTTCTACTAAAAAACAGGACTCTCGCGGTATCGCTCACATTAAGCCTGAATATATAGTTACTGCAAGTGTTACTGACACCCGCACTTCGGAACCACAGcatgaggaagaagagccagTCTCCGACCGTATATCCACCGGCGCTGCCGGAAAGAAGGGTaagcagaagaaaagaggcCAGAACAAGAACAGAAACAACATCCAGGTGAAGGAGCAGCACCAGCTGTGCTCGAAGCTGGTGCTCGGCACCGGGAATGGCCAGGAATGTCCCTTCGGCGACCAGTGCCGCTATGTGCACGACATCGACGAGTACCTCGCTCACAAAAAGCCCGAGACGGAAAGCGCGTATTTCTCGTCGTGTCCTGTGTTCGAGACGCTGGGCCGCTGCCCCATGGGGTTCAAGTGCCGGTTTCTGTCCTCGCACTACGACTCTGCGACCAAGCAACTGCAATCCAAGCCCGAGGCAGAGACCCAGAAGCTCTACGATGCGAATCGCGAGGTTAATCACATAGCCGccgacaagaagctggacTTGATCAAGAGGCGCTTCCCCTTCGAGAAGAGCGAGCATGTGCTTGAAATCATAGATGCGATACAGCAGGAATACCGAGATGGCATGAACGAAGCGCAGCAGGCGCATGCCTCCAAGAAGGCGAAAAGCGACGAGTCAGCCGCGCCTGCTGGCGAGAGCTCAGAAGCACCAGTCAAGGAGGGGCCCGTGGCTCCTCAGGTTGCTCAacgcgagcgcgagctggAGGAGAAGAGACAGCGCCAGAAGGATTTGTTCCTGCAGTACAAGGATACGCGGTTTTTCGCGCAGGAAAAGAAGCCATTGGATCTTCACAACAAGAAAATCGTTTCTCCGCTAACTACTGTGGGGAACCTGCCTTACCGCCGTCTGATGCGCAAGCTTGGCGCAGACGTCACGTACTCGGAGATGGCCCTGGCAGTACCACTGATCCAGGGAACAAACTCTGAGTGGGCGCTCCCCAAGGCCCACGTGAGCGAGACACCAGGGTTCGGTGTTCAGATTGCATGCTCTAAGGCATGGCAAGCCGCGAAAGCCGCCGAGGCCTTGGCCGCAAATGTTCAGGACGTTAGCGAGATCAACTTGAACTCTGGGTGTCCGATCGATCTTCTATACAGGCAGGGCTCCGGAAGTGCGCTTTTGGACAACCCAGCTCGTATGTTCAGATGCTTGAACAGCATGAGCTACGTGTCCGGGGATATTCCAGTTACCGTCAAAATCCGTACAGGAACGAAGGACGGTCATCCCATGGCTGAGGGCTTGGTCCGCAGGCTGGTGAGCGAAACAGATGTGGCCGCAATCACCCTTCATGGGCGTACGAGGCAGCAGAGATACACTAGAAACGCCGACTGGGACTACATCAGCAAAGTGGCCAGCACTTTGAGAGAGGCGGAGCACGAGGTCGAGGAGAAGGACAAGGAAAGGAGGGAGGGCAAGCTGCGCACGCAGTTTGTTGGCAACGGAGATGTCAACAACTTCGAGGACTGGTACAAGCACGTGGAAGACGAGAACATCGACAGTGTGATGGTGGCGCGCGGTGCGTTGGTGAAGCCCTGGATTTTCGAAGAGGTCGAGGCCCAGCAGCACCTGGATAAAAGCAGCGCGGAAAGACTGGACATCCTCAAGGACTACGCGCACTTCGCGATGGACCACTGGGGCACTGACGAGTACGGGATCTCGCAGAGTCGTAGATTCTTCTGCGAATTCATGTCTTTCTTCCACAGATACGTGCCAATGGGCATCTGCGAGCGGTACCCTGTGCTGCTGAACGAGAGGCCGCCCAACTGGAAGGGCAGAGACGAGATGGAGACACTGCTGGGCAGCACGGACGTGAACGACTGGATCAAACTGAGCGAATTGTTTTTTGGCAAGACGGACGAGAACTTCGTGTTCATGCCAAAGCACAAGAGCAACTCGTATGCCAACTGA
- the BDF1 gene encoding chromatin-binding protein BDF1 (similar to uniprot|P35817 Saccharomyces cerevisiae YLR399C BDF1 Protein involved in transcription initiation at TATA-containing promoters associates with the basal transcription factor TFIID contains two bromodomains corresponds to the C-terminal region of mammalian TAF1 redundant with Bdf2p): MTSEVKTEVNGDGAKAREAAAPAGAPAAAPEGAPAGTPASAPAGGSSDAAPGAPADTPAGAPADASTKTPAGDGSPVLTPAPAPPPEPDMNNLPADPMPKHQHKHATTAIKAVKRLKDARPFLQPVDPVALNVPLYYNYIKRPMDLSTIERKLTANAYAQPEEVSADFKLMVENCARFNGESSAIAQMGRNIEASFEKHMLGMPTRDAPPRPRAKRRRSELETPVVIRRAESHNGRPKREIHPPRSKDIYPYETAKPRSKKHQGELKFAQQVVKELMSKKYSSFNYPFLEPVDPVALNCPTYFDYVKEPMDLGTVSRKLNNWEYENADQVEVDIRLVFKNCYAFNPDGTIVNMMGHRLEDVFNTRWVDRPVVPDEESDEEEEDAESDYSSDENLRAGADDDIDESSITNPAIQYLEQQLERMKVELQQLKTQELERIRKERRLARGSRKRRTGRKKSRSTDAAASGKRKKSKLKAVVTYDMKKIISERINDLPPSKLEKAVDLIRKSMPDIGKDDEVELDIDMLDNTTILTLFNTFFREYATSNGNGSVADESLRRSSMSPGSASNAKKTGRRRSKALSEQEQNKQIEKIKSKLAILDGASPTNSNAFNALLAGDDSSDDGDDDDDLSSESEEE; encoded by the coding sequence ATGACCTCGGAGGTAAAGACGGAGGTAAACGGAGACGGCGCCAAGGCGAGGGAGGCGGCCGCGCCAGCTGGCGCGCCAGCAGCTGCGCCGGAGGGCGCTCCAGCGGGTACTCCGGCGAGCGCTCCGGCGGGCGGGTCATCGGACGCTGCGCCAGGCGCTCCCGCGGACACGCCGGCAGGCGCTCCAGCAGATGCTTCGACTAAGACCCCGGCGGGCGACGGATCGCCGGTGCTGACGccggcgccagcgccgccgccaGAGCCGGACATGAACAACCTTCCCGCGGACCCCATGCCCAAGCACCAGCACAAGCATGCGACCACGGCGATCAAGGCCGTGAAGCGGCTCAAGGACGCGCGGCCGTTCCTGCAGCCCGTGGACCCCGTCGCGCTGAACGTGCCACTGTACTACAACTACATCAAGCGGCCCATGGACCTGAGTACCATCGAGCGCAAACTCACGGCCAACGCATACGCGCAGCCTGAAGAGGTGTCTGCGGACTTCAAGCTGATGGTCGAGAACTGCGCGCGGTTCAACGGCGAAAGCTCGGCCATTGCGCAGATGGGCCGCAACATCGAGGCCAGCTTCGAAAAACACATGCTGGGCATGCCCACACGTGATGCGCCTCCAAGACCACGCGCCAAACGGCGCAGGTCCGAGCTCGAGACCCCGGTGGTGATCCGCCGCGCCGAGTCCCACAACGGCAGACCCAAGCGCGAGATCCACCCACCGCGCTCCAAGGACATCTATCCCTACGAGACCGCGAAGCCGCGCTCGAAGAAGCACCAAGGCGAGCTCAAGTTCGCCCAGCAGGTTGTCAAGGAGCTGATGTCTAAAAAGTACAGCTCATTCAACTACCCCTTCCTGGAGCCTGTTGACCCCGTCGCGCTCAACTGCCCCACCTACTTTGACTATGTAAAAGAGCCAATGGACCTGGGCACCGTGAGCCGCAAGCTGAATAACTGGGAGTACGAAAACGCGGACCAAGTTGAAGTCGACATCCGGttggtcttcaaaaactgctaCGCGTTCAACCCAGACGGCACTATTGTCAACATGATGGGGCATCGTTTGGAAGACGTCTTCAACACCAGATGGGTCGACAGACCAGTCGTCCCAGACGAGGAATCcgacgaagaggaagaggacgCGGAGTCCGACTACTCTAGCGACGAAAACCTCCGTGCGGGCGCCGACGATGACATTGACGAGAGCTCTATCACCAACCCAGCTATACAGTATCTTGAGCAACAGCTGGAGCGCATGAAAGTCGAACTGCAACAGCTCAAGACGCAAGAACTGGAACGCATTCGGAAGGAGAGAAGATTGGCACGTGGCAGTCGCAAGAGGCGCACGGGTCGCAAGAAATCGAGATCCACAGATGCCGCTGCCAGCGGCAAacgcaaaaagagcaagctGAAGGCGGTTGTAACATACGACATGAAAAAGATCATCTCTGAAAGGATCAACGACCTGCCGCCTTCGAAATtagaaaaagctgttgatCTGATTAGGAAATCGATGCCGGACATTGGTAAAGACGATGAGGTCGAGCTGGATATTGACATGTTGGACAACACTACTATCCTGACGCTATTCAATACATTTTTCCGCGAGTACGCAACCAGCAATGGCAACGGTTCTGTCGCAGATGAGAGCCTCAGGAGAAGCTCCATGTCCCCGGGTTCGGCATCGAATGCCAAGAAAACAGGCAGGAGGAGGAGCAAGGCCCTAAGTGAGCAGGAGCAAAACAAGCAAATTGAGAAGATTAAAAGCAAACTTGCTATTTTGGATGGCGCCTCGCCTACCAACTCCAATGCTTTCAACGCTCTTCTTGCGGGCGATGACTCCTCTGATGACggtgatgatgatgatgactTAAGCAGCGAAAGCGAGGAAGAGTGA
- the SKI2 gene encoding SKI complex RNA helicase subunit SKI2 (similar to uniprot|P35207 Saccharomyces cerevisiae YLR398C SKI2 blocks translation of non-poly(A) mRNAs antiviral protein putative helicase), producing MAMEAKNLDLEELFQSLKEITNEGSEKFENVRTKRAVDDASQEIDREDLIGKFLQPSNTLPWGLLDLFQTVPEMNFMGDPEKSKDADYDYKEFLQIPELLKRTSYHFKRKGIDGKIDSYTESVNLSEIANANASNSLSISRKINTENKSVRGSTGQLPFTPGGLTMSAFGQASDASAMASATKLLHRDEQGLFDIPQGLERGIIPQEISMDGSNQIEELNALNEIDNELENLQEISENRRKEDSKLEKDASEAILGNAAQDSDVEIDDLLPVGIDFGRTIRKAKNDLGRKEWAHVVDLNHKIENFDELVPSPARTWPFELDVFQKEAVYHLEQGDSVFVAAHTSAGKTVVAEYAIAMAKRNMTKTIYTSPIKALSNQKFRDFKEDFEDVDVGLITGDVQINPEANCLIMTTEILRSMLYRGADLIRDVEFVIFDEVHYVNDQDRGVVWEEVIIMLPQHVKFILLSATVPNTYEFANWIGRTKQKNIYVISTPKRPVPLEINIWAKDRLVPVINEKREFLEANFKAHKELVSGKSGPPDRKNEKPGASRGRGGSARGGGAGRGGAGRGGSRGAGAVGSNRSDFFKRSGPNKKTWTNLVNHLKSKDLLPAVIFVFSKKRCEDYADWLDGINFCTAKERSQIHMFVEKSVTRLKKEDRDLPQIIKMKSLVERGIAVHHGGLLPIVKELIELLFAKGLIRVLFATETFAMGLNLPTRTVVFSEIQKHDGNSLRNLNPGEFTQMAGRAGRRGLDKTGTVIVMSYTSPLEQASFKEVALGVPTRLQSQFRLTYNMILNLLRIEALRVEEMIKYSFSENSKQTLLPEHENKIKSLQSQLDSIEFYECPHCEKDLDKALDATIRYKECTKDLMNELSSGSSVFRVLNVGRLILFRDLNDCAKLGFVFRNLPKEGQVVVMTITNPSTLENGQPNHLPYLSTIPDFVKNNFKPFEKIEFFMENISMDSIEIISAFTLDVPMTDIMKQEPEVIDKFKSEVSLIIRISRKLRETKYEKKGSLKIHQAVLDREKIKTELASYECSRCPNFDVHFLPKYKEFEIQRDIKSLYHLMSDQNLSLLPDYEQRLSVLKDAGFIDQNHNVLLKGRVACEINSGYELVLTELILDNFLGDFEPEEIVALLSVFVYEGRTREEEPLVTTPRLTKGKARIQEIYKAMLNVYEKHQVPLTKDEAEFLEKKRFALMNVVYEWARGLSFKEIMEMSVESEGTIVRVITRLDEICREVKTASIIIGNSNLHMKMSQAQELIKRDIVFAASLYL from the coding sequence ATGGCAAtggaagccaaaaacctTGACTTAGAGGAGCTCTTTCAGAGCCTTAAAGAGATCACAAACGAGGGTtctgaaaagtttgaaaatGTTCGGACTAAGAGAGCTGTCGACGACGCTTCGCAAGAGATTGATAGAGAAGATTTGATTGGCAAGTTCCTACAGCCTTCCAACACTTTACCGTGGGGActccttgatcttttccAAACAGTGCCAGAAATGAATTTTATGGGAGACCCAGAGAAATCAAAGGACGCAGATTATGATTATAAAGAGTTTTTACAGATCCctgaacttctcaagaGGACTTCTTACCATTTCAAGAGAAAAGGCATTGATGGTAAAATTGACAGCTACACAGAATCTGTGAACTTGAGCGAAATTGCCAATGCAAACGCTTCGAACTCTTTATCCATTTCTCGTAAGATTAATACGGAGAACAAAAGTGTAAGAGGTTCAACTGGTCAATTGCCTTTCACGCCAGGCGGTCTGACAATGTCTGCGTTCGGACAAGCGTCTGATGCCTCTGCAATGGCATCAGCTACAAAATTGTTACACAGGGATGAGCAAGGTCTTTTCGATATTCCGCAAGGTTTGGAACGTGGTATAATACCTCAAGAAATTAGTATGGATGGTAGCAACCAGATAGAAGAGCTGAACGCTTTGAATGAGATTGATAACGAGCTGGAGAATCTCCAGGAAATCAGCGAGAACCGGCGCAAAGAGGATagcaaacttgaaaaagatgctTCCGAGGCAATCTTAGGTAACGCGGCCCAGGATTCtgatgttgaaattgaTGATCTGTTGCCCGTTGGAATCGATTTTGGGCGTACTATTCGTAAGGCGAAAAATGATTTGGGGCGCAAGGAGTGGGCCCATGTGGTAGATTTGAACCACAAGATTGAGAACTTCGATGAACTGGTGCCGAGCCCTGCAAGAACGTGGccttttgagcttgatgtttttcagAAGGAGGCAGTTTATCATCTTGAGCAAGGTGATTCTGTCTTCGTTGCTGCACATACATCAGCTGGTAAGACAGTTGTGGCTGAGTATGCAATCGCAATGGCCAAGAGAAATATGACAAAGACCATTTACACCTCACCTATTAAGGCTTTATCCAACCAAAAGTTCAGAGATTTTaaagaagattttgaagacgTTGATGTCGGTTTAATTACTGGTGACGTTCAAATAAATCCAGAGGCGAACTGTCTTATCATGACTACTGAAATTCTGAGATCAATGTTGTACCGTGGCGCTGATTTGATCAGAGATGTTGAGTTCgtgatttttgatgaagtccATTATGTTAATGATCAAGATCGAGGTGTCGTGTGGGAAGAAGTTATAATCATGCTGCCTCAGCATGTTAAATTCATTCTGCTATCCGCAACAGTTCCTAACACCTATGAATTCGCTAATTGGATCGGAAGGACCAAGCAAAAGAATATCTATGTCATCTCAACGCCAAAAAGACCAGTTCCTCTGGAAATTAACATATGGGCGAAGGATAGGCTGGTTCCTGTGATTAATGAAAAGAGAGAATTTCTTGAGGCTAACTTTAAAGCTCATAAGGAGCTTGTTTCAGGAAAAAGTGGCCCACCAGACCGTAAAAACGAAAAACCAGGAGCGTctcgcggccgcggcggAAGCGCTCGTGGGGGAGGAGCAGGTCGAGGGGGTGCAGGGCGCGGAGGCTCTCGCGGAGCGGGTGCCGTAGGCTCCAACAGGAgtgacttcttcaaacgAAGCGGgccaaacaaaaaaaccTGGACTAACCTCGTCAATCATCTGAAATCGAAGGATTTACTGCCCGCAGTCATATTTGTTTTTAGTAAGAAGCGCTGCGAAGACTATGCGGACTGGCTAGATGGCATCAACTTCTGTACAGCTAAAGAGAGGTCACAGATCCACATGTTCGTGGAGAAATCAGTGACACGTTTGAAAAAGGAGGATAGAGACCTACCGCAAATTATTAAAATGAAATCCCTCGTGGAAAGAGGTATTGCGGTTCATCATGGCGGTCTTTTGCCTATTGTTAAAGAACTAATCGAGCTGTTATTCGCCAAAGGGCTGATTAGGGTACTGTTTGCGACTGAAACATTTGCAATGGGGCTGAATCTTCCTACAAGAACTGTTGTATTCAGcgagattcaaaagcacgATGGTAACAGTCTGCGTAACCTAAATCCTGGTGAATTCACCCAGATGGCCGGGAGAGCTGGTCGTAGGGGTCTCGACAAAACAGGTACCGTAATTGTCATGTCTTATACGTCTCCTCTGGAGCAAGCATCGTTTAAAGAGGTCGCCCTGGGCGTGCCTACAAGATTGCAGTCGCAATTCAGACTAACATACAATATGATTTTGAACCTTCTAAGAATTGAGGCTCTACGTGTGGAGGAAATGATTAAATACTCTTTCAGTGAAAACAGCAAGCAGACGCTACTGCCGGAACATGAGAACAAAATCAAGTCATTACAAAGTCAACTGGATAGCATTGAATTCTATGAATGTCCTCATTGTGAGAAGGATCTTGACAAAGCCCTTGATGCCACTATCAGGTACAAAGAGTGCACGAAAGATTTAATGAACGAGCTTTCAAGCGGAAGCAGCGTTTTCCGTGTTCTTAACGTCGGCCGCTTGATACTTTTTAGAGATCTTAACGATTGTGCCAAACTCGGATTTGTGTTCAGAAATCTACCAAAAGAAGGCCAGGTTGTGGTGATGACAATCACAAATCCAAGCACTTTAGAAAATGGTCAGCCAAATCATTTGCCATACTTGTCAACGATTCCAGACTTTGTAAAGAATAACTTCAAGCCATTCGAGAAGATTGAGTTTTTCATGGAGAACATTTCAATGGATAGCATCGAAATCATTAGTGCATTCACATTAGATGTGCCCATGACTGACATTATGAAACAAGAACCGGAAGTCATTGACAAATTTAAGAGTGAGGTATCTCTTATAATAAGGATATCTCGTAAGTTGAGGGAAACAAAATATGAGAAGAAGGGAAGTTTGAAGATCCACCAAGCTGTTCTTGATAGagaaaagatcaagactGAACTTGCTTCTTACGAGTGTTCCAGGTGCCCCAATTTCGACGTTCACTTCTTACCCAAATACAAAGAGTTCGAAATTCAACGTGACATCAAGTCCTTGTACCATTTGATGTCCGATCAGAATTTGTCTCTGCTACCGGACTATGAGCAGCGTCTGTCTGTCTTGAAAGACGCAGGCTTCATAGATCAGAACCACAATGTGTTACTGAAGGGAAGGGTTGCGTGTGAAATCAACTCAGGCTATGAACTAGTTTTGACAGAGTTAATTTTGGACAACTTTTTGGGTGACTTCGAGCCGGAGGAAATTGTTGCTCTGCTATCAGTATTTGTCTATGAGGGCAGAACACGCGAAGAGGAGCCTCTCGTAACAACCCCGCGTCTAACCAAGGGCAAAGCAAGAATCCAAGAGATTTATAAAGCGATGCTGAACGTTTACGAAAAGCATCAAGTACCTCTGACGAAAGACGAAGCcgaatttttggaaaagaagagatttgCTCTCATGAACGTGGTGTATGAATGGGCGCGTGGGctatctttcaaagaaattatGGAGATGAGCGTGGAATCAGAGGGAACTATTGTGAGGGTCATAACGCGTTTAGATGAGATTTGCAGAGAAGTGAAGACAGCGTCCATCATTATTGGCAATTCGAATTTGCACATGAAAATGTCTCAAGCTCAGGAATTGATCAAAAGAGATATTGTTTTCGCGGCAAGTTTGTACTTGTGA
- a CDS encoding KLTH0D14608p (conserved hypothetical protein) gives MAQFVSNCSNALARLAFFRNSVQCSWRFGARREFGGTNRIPRKNWSKDAERIKVFGEQLDFSKYGVSCKEPQEVSKCLYPKKDCAVRMPDGQRFQVGHLQILGHSLLRVSVNKALLSVFKRSPQDISGFDFNYSDKMGHLSTSKRFISSLLRRYIRQRYEKLARIPMAESAVPLRVQKVFDQRSFHALIGYISLTNDREAVDRLLQEKLAKPIMKGVFGH, from the coding sequence ATGGCCCAATTTGTTAGTAACTGCTCAAACGCTTTGGCGAGGCTGGCATTTTTTCGAAACTCTGTCCAGTGTAGTTGGCGTTTTGGTGCTAGAAGAGAGTTTGGTGGAACAAATCGTATTCCCAGGAAAAATTGGAGCAAAGACGCTGAGAGAATAAAAGTCTTTGGGGAGCAACTGGACTTCAGCAAGTATGGGGTTTCCTGCAAAGAGCCGCAAGAGGTTTCTAAATGTCTTTACCCGAAAAAGGACTGCGCAGTACGGATGCCTGATGGGCAGAGATTTCAGGTCGGGCACCTTCAGATATTGGGCCACTCACTCCTCAGGGTTAGCGTCAACAAAGCGCTCTTGAGTGTTTTTAAAAGATCGCCTCAAGACATATCCGGATTTGACTTTAATTACAGTGACAAAATGGGCCACCTTAGCACATCAAAGAGATTCATCAGCTCACTGCTGCGACGATACATAAGACAACGGTACGAGAAGCTCGCACGCATCCCGATGGCTGAAAGTGCTGTACCTTTGAGGGTTCAAAAGGTCTTCGACCAAAGGTCTTTCCATGCGTTGATCGGCTATATTAGCCTCACGAACGATAGAGAAGCCGTTGATCGCTTATTGCAAGAGAAGCTTGCCAAGCCGATCATGAAAGGCGTTTTCGGCCATTAA